In Nicotiana tabacum cultivar K326 chromosome 17, ASM71507v2, whole genome shotgun sequence, one DNA window encodes the following:
- the LOC107820136 gene encoding peroxidase 72-like, which translates to MAQSLSFFMVIVLLAFAPICFSIKTYGGYLFPQFYDQSCPQAKEIIKFIVANAVAKEARMAASLLRLHFHDCFVKGCDASLLLDSSGSIISEKRSNPNRNSARGFEVIDEIKKALEKECPQTVSCADILALAARDSTVLAGGPNWEVPLGRRDSRGASLSGSNNNIPAPNNTFNTILTKFKLKGLNIVDLVALSGSHTIGNARCTSFRQRLYNQSGNSKPDFTLEESYAAQLRTKCPRSGGDQNLFFLDFVSPTKFDNNYFKNLLASKGLLNSDQVLVTKNQESLNLVKQYAENNELFFEQFAKSMVKMGNISPLTGSRGEIRKSCRKINS; encoded by the exons ATGGCTCAATCCTTGAGCTTCTTCATGGTTATTGTTCTCCTTGCTTTTGCACCAATTTGTTTCTCTATTAAGACTTATGGTGGTTACTTATTCCCACAATTTTATGACCAATCATGTCCCCAAGCAAAAGAAATTATTAAGTTTATTGTTGCCAACGCTGTAGCCAAAGAAGCTCGAATGGCTGCTTCATTATTGAGGCTGCATTTTCACGACTGCTTTGTCAAG GGGTGTGATGCATCTCTACTTCTTGACAGCAGTGGAAGCATAATTAGTGAGAAAAGATCAAATCCCAACAGGAATTCGGCTCGTGGATTTGAAGTCATTGATGAGATTAAGAAGGCATTAGAAAAGGAGTGCCCTCAAACAGTCTCTTGTGCAGATATCTTGGCATTAGCTGCAAGGGATTCAACAGTTTTA GCTGGCGGACCAAACTGGGAGGTCCCATTGGGAAGGAGAGACTCCAGAGGTGCTAGTTTAAGTGGCTCCAACAATAACATTCCTGCTCCAAACAACACATTTAATACCATTCTCACTAAATTCAAGTTAAAGGGGCTTAATATTGTTGACCTTGTAGCTTTATCCG GGAGCCACACAATTGGAAATGCAAGATGCACCAGCTTCAGGCAGAGACTCTACAATCAGTCAGGAAACAGTAAACCAGACTTTACGTTGGAAGAGTCATATGCCGCACAGTTGCGCACTAAGTGCCCAAGATCTGGTGGCGACCAAAACTTATTCTTCTTGGACTTTGTATCCCCAACAAAATTTGACAACAACTACTTCAAAAACTTGTTGGCTTCAAAGGGTTTACTGAACTCAGACCAAGTTCTTGTTACTAAGAATCAAGAATCATTAAACTTAGTGAAACAGTATGCAGAGAACAATGAGCTTTTCTTTGAGCAATTCGCTAAGTCTATGgttaagatgggaaatatttcaCCTTTGACGGGTTCCAGGGGAGAAATTAGGAAGAGCTGCAGGAAGATCAACTCCTAA